In the Quercus lobata isolate SW786 chromosome 5, ValleyOak3.0 Primary Assembly, whole genome shotgun sequence genome, one interval contains:
- the LOC115992442 gene encoding auxin-induced protein IAA6-like encodes MEKEGLGLEITELRLGLPGGSAPILVDKNEKKRVFSDISGDLDNSSTDWKLTQTKNQTVGWPPVCSYRRKNNFQEKDRLETSKMYVKVSMDGAPFLRKVDLSMHKGYSDLAEALEKLFDCFGIGESLKDMENSEQVPIYEDKDGDWMLMGDVPWEMFIESCKRLRIMKRSEAKGFGLQPKGSDHKGNSKDVAK; translated from the exons ATGGAGAAAGAAGGTCTTGGACTTGAAATTACAGAGCTCAGATTGGGTCTACCAGGTGGTAGTGCGCCAATTTTAGTGGacaagaatgaaaagaagagGGTGTTCTCAGATATTTCCGGTGATCTTGACAATAGCTCCACTGACTGGAAATTAACTCAAACAAAGAACCAAACTGTGGGGTGGCCTCCAGTGTGTTCATACAGGAGAAAGAATaattttcaagagaaagatCGCCTTGAAACATCGAAAATGTATGTGAAAGTTAGCATGGATGGGGCACCTTTTCTGCGCAAAGTTGATTTGAGCATGCACAAAGGTTACTCGGATCTTGCGGAAGCATTGGAGAAGCTCTTCGATTGCTTTGGCATTG GCGAATCATTAAAGGATATGGAGAATTCTGAACAAGTTCCCATTTATGAAGACAAAGACGGCGACTGGATGCTAATGGGAGATGTTCCCTGGGA GATGTTTATTGAATCATGCAAGAGGCTTAGGATCATGAAGAGATCAGAAGCCAAGGGTTTTGGACTGCAGCCAAAGGGTTCCGATCATAAAGGAAATTCAAAAGATGTGGCTAAATAA